The proteins below are encoded in one region of Streptomyces cyanogenus:
- a CDS encoding universal stress protein gives MDKDASERRVVIGVDGSQSSYEALRWGVRYAGLVGGTVEAVAVWELPGLYGWSAPAVDMDVDEDETRQKMDQELVDVLGTDAAGSVRTRVVHGNPADVLLRAAEGAEVLVVGSRGRGGFARALLGSVSQHVSQHARCPVVIVRCEKE, from the coding sequence ATGGACAAGGATGCCTCCGAGCGCCGCGTGGTGATCGGCGTCGACGGGTCGCAGTCCTCCTACGAGGCCCTGCGCTGGGGCGTGCGCTATGCCGGCCTGGTCGGCGGCACCGTGGAGGCCGTCGCGGTGTGGGAGCTGCCGGGCCTGTACGGCTGGTCGGCGCCCGCCGTCGACATGGACGTCGACGAGGACGAGACCCGGCAGAAAATGGACCAGGAGCTGGTCGACGTGCTCGGCACGGACGCGGCCGGCTCGGTCCGGACCCGTGTGGTGCACGGCAATCCCGCGGACGTTCTGCTGCGGGCCGCCGAGGGAGCCGAGGTGCTGGTCGTCGGCAGCCGGGGCAGGGGCGGGTTCGCGCGTGCCCTGCTCGGCTCCGTGAGCCAGCACGTGTCGCAGCACGCGCGCTG
- a CDS encoding alcohol dehydrogenase catalytic domain-containing protein, with protein sequence MRALVYHGPAHTSWDTVPDPVIEEATDAVVRVDATTVCGTDLHIRRGDFPEVNPGRVLGHEAAGEVVETGAQVHRLRPGDQVIVSSVSACGECRECHDARYGQCRGGGGWLLGNLIDGTQAELVRVPFADHSTTRRPADLPLDEAVLLAEVLPTAYEVGVRNGHVGPGDTVVVVGAGPVGLASVVVARLYSPRRIMVVDLAGARLETAARLGADAAESPGEMIADLSEGPGADVVIEASGDPDGFVLCTRAVRTGGHIANIGTHGRPVTLHLESLWCKNLTISTGQVDTSSTPWLLELMQFGRLPVSPLVTHTLALDRMEDAYEVFEQGTSTGALKVVLHRE encoded by the coding sequence GTGCGAGCGCTCGTCTACCACGGCCCGGCGCACACCTCCTGGGACACCGTCCCCGACCCCGTGATCGAGGAGGCGACCGACGCGGTCGTGCGGGTCGACGCGACCACGGTCTGCGGCACCGACCTGCACATCCGCCGCGGAGACTTCCCCGAGGTGAACCCGGGGAGGGTGCTCGGCCACGAGGCGGCCGGAGAGGTGGTGGAGACCGGGGCGCAGGTGCACCGCCTGCGCCCCGGCGACCAGGTGATCGTGTCGTCCGTCTCGGCCTGCGGCGAGTGCAGGGAGTGCCACGACGCCAGGTACGGGCAGTGCCGGGGCGGCGGCGGATGGCTCCTGGGCAATCTGATCGACGGCACCCAGGCCGAGCTGGTGCGCGTGCCGTTCGCCGACCACTCCACCACCCGGCGGCCCGCCGACCTCCCTCTCGACGAAGCCGTGCTGCTCGCCGAAGTCCTCCCCACCGCCTACGAGGTCGGGGTCCGCAACGGACACGTCGGCCCCGGAGACACCGTCGTCGTGGTCGGCGCCGGTCCCGTCGGCCTCGCCTCGGTCGTCGTGGCCCGGCTGTACTCGCCCCGCCGGATCATGGTCGTGGACCTGGCCGGTGCCCGGCTGGAGACCGCCGCCCGGCTGGGGGCGGATGCCGCCGAATCGCCGGGGGAGATGATCGCCGACCTGTCCGAGGGGCCGGGCGCGGACGTGGTCATCGAGGCGTCCGGGGACCCGGACGGCTTCGTGCTGTGCACGCGCGCCGTCCGCACGGGAGGGCACATCGCCAACATCGGGACCCACGGCAGGCCGGTGACCCTGCATCTGGAGTCCCTCTGGTGCAAGAACCTCACCATCAGCACGGGCCAGGTCGACACGTCCTCCACCCCCTGGCTGCTCGAACTGATGCAGTTCGGCCGGCTGCCGGTCTCCCCGTTGGTCACCCACACCCTCGCTCTCGACCGGATGGAGGACGCCTACGAGGTGTTCGAGCAGGGCACCAGCACGGGCGCCCTCAAAGTCGTGCTGCACCGTGAATGA
- a CDS encoding DUF1918 domain-containing protein codes for MRAHLGDQLVIESPTTGAARRDGEIIGLRHEDGTPPYDVRWSDTDEVTLVFPGPDAHIRHPEHEQPAPVDERRLGAGITAAPPAEVGNPGDIGRRVAVERRRRGLSRVEAASRARMSPDYLAYLEESPAEPTPATLLRLADALGTTVAALRGGGMDLPPGQGHALLHPRLRDLSPDECRTLLSTHGVGRLAVSTPDGRPLVVPVNYEVVEDTIVFRTAPDSVTATAAETEVAFEVDHLDEAMSQGWSVLAVGPASVVTEPEAVRSLSRHAHTTPWAGGQRDMWVSIRPTSLTGRRITPADR; via the coding sequence ATGCGAGCTCACCTCGGCGACCAACTCGTCATCGAGAGCCCGACGACCGGCGCCGCCAGGCGCGACGGCGAGATCATCGGACTCCGCCACGAAGACGGCACACCCCCCTACGACGTGCGCTGGTCGGACACGGACGAAGTGACGCTCGTGTTTCCCGGGCCCGATGCCCACATCCGCCATCCGGAACACGAGCAACCGGCGCCGGTGGACGAAAGGCGGCTGGGAGCGGGCATCACCGCGGCGCCTCCGGCCGAGGTGGGCAACCCCGGCGACATCGGCCGGCGCGTGGCGGTCGAGCGCCGCAGGCGTGGGCTCAGCCGAGTGGAAGCAGCGAGCCGCGCCCGGATGTCACCGGACTATCTCGCGTATCTCGAGGAAAGCCCTGCCGAGCCGACTCCGGCGACTCTCCTCAGGCTGGCCGACGCACTCGGCACCACGGTCGCCGCGCTGCGGGGCGGCGGCATGGATCTTCCACCCGGCCAGGGCCACGCGCTGCTCCACCCTCGACTGCGGGACCTGAGCCCGGACGAGTGCCGCACCCTGCTCTCCACACACGGCGTGGGCCGCCTGGCGGTGTCGACGCCCGACGGCCGCCCGCTGGTCGTCCCGGTCAACTACGAGGTGGTCGAGGACACCATCGTCTTCCGGACCGCGCCCGACTCCGTGACCGCCACAGCCGCGGAGACGGAGGTCGCCTTCGAGGTGGACCACCTGGACGAGGCCATGAGCCAGGGCTGGAGCGTGCTGGCCGTCGGACCGGCGAGCGTGGTCACGGAGCCGGAGGCCGTGCGCAGCCTCAGTCGGCACGCGCACACGACGCCCTGG